GCTCGGATGCGCCGTTTACCCTACAGGACGGGGATGGGCTCGTCATATCCGAAAACGACTCAGTCTACATTGCAGGAACCCCCTTGTTCGTTACCCGGGATTCCGGGGTAACGGCCATAAGTAACAACCCATGGTCCGACCTGGCGGCAAAACGTCTTGCGCAACTTGCAACCAGCGAGCCGCAGTCCATGGAAAACCTGTTCGGGGTACGCGATCTCCGGAGCGCATGGGCGGCAAACATTACGCCTCGGCTGATCGATATCATCCCGGCTGACGGAGCAGATACTCCCTCTGCTCTTGTTGCAGACGCACTGACCTACCTGCGAAACTGGGAATACACGTTCGATGAAGCCAGTATCCCTGCGACGATCATGGACACATGGACCAGCCTGTATTTCGACAGTACGGGAACATGGCCGGATGGCGCTGTTGGCGGGCAATCCGGTCCGGAAGCACATGAAATTGAATACCGGATCATGGAGCGGACAGTGACCCATCTCACCGCACAATTCGGAAGCGGGCTGGAGGAATGGCGATGGGAAAAAGCACAGCCGCACCGATATTATTTCCCTGTATGGTCTGCGAGCAATGTGTCCGTTGAAAAGAAGGGCAACACTGCTGCAGCCCGATACGCACCGATACTCATCCCCGGATCCGGTCATGTCACCACGTTACAGTACGGTACATCACTATCCGACAGGGAGCCGCCCGCCCCGGCCCGATGGGAAGCATGGATGTCCACCTCCGAATGGAATGTCTTTCACTACCGGACCCGCCGATTTCCGGTAAACCGCCCCTTCGGGAAATATCTCGTTCCGGAAAGTGCACCCGAGTCCGCTGTCCTGCATGCAGATATGCTGCAAGAGGAAAGACAGGAACCGATACGATACGACATCACACTTTTTCCCGAACAATAGCATGCCGTCCAACGCACGCATATATGTAGGCATAGACGCCGGCGGCTCAAAAACCGAGTTAGTCGCCGCAAAAATGCAGGAGGAAGAACTCCTCAACCTGTTTGGCCCCTGCGGAAACCCCGCTCGTGTGGGATTCAAGGACTCGGCGGATGTAATAACAGACCTGATAGTACAGGCTGTCGAACGTCTTCAGGGAGAGTCCATTGCTTCCGTATGTGCCGGCGTCGCCGGGGCAGGACGCCCGAAGGATCAGCACCTGCTCCATGAAGGCATTCGGAGCCGGCTAAAGGATCGCATCCCCACATCGGCGCGCGACGTTCCGGTGCGGGTTACGCACGACAGTCTCATCGCTCTGGAAGCCGCCTTCGAAGGAGAGAGTGGAATTATGGTGATTTCCGGTACAGGCACTGTATCCCTGGCACGTACAAACTCGGGCGAATTCTTGCGGGCTGGAGGATGGGGCTACCTCATAGGCGATGAGGGAAGCGGCTATGCGCTCGGGGCTGACGGCCTGCGTGCCGTGGCACATGCATTCGACGGCGGACCGGACACGGCGCTATGCGACCTTCTCGCGGCATCCGGAGATGTAACGAGTAAGGAAGATCTCTTCGAGGTGGTGTACAAGAAAAAAACACCTCTGCAACGATTCGCCCGTATCGTGATACAGGGAGCGTGCGACGGGGACCCTGTGGCTGAAAGAATTGTCCGGAAACATATCGCCCTGCTCACCGAGCAAGTATGCTGGCTCGCCGATCGGTGCTCGGCCATACGCCCCCGGATAACTCTGCTGGGCGGACTGGCCAATAATCCTTTCTACCGCAAACGCCTCTCTAGTGCACTACTCGAGCGTCTGTCCGGATGGGAATGCATGCAGCCACTGAACCGACCCGTCATCGGCGCATGGCGTATGGCAAATGACATGACGCAAGGCGAAGGGCTCGCAGGTTCGGAACAAGGAACGAGCGCCTGACGCACCGCAGCTTATTCGTTCGGATAGCGAACACGTTCGACAAGTTCCCTGACGGAAATCGGAGAATCGGGGGTACACAAAGAGACCCCTATCGTGATCGCAAAATTAAGCAGCATCCCAATCACGCCGACCCCCTGCGCACCAATTCCAAGGAAGTGGTCAAGAATCGGCTCGTCCATCCCCGGAATCACGTTTTGCGCCCGCATGAGTGCAATCATCACGAAGGTAAAGGCCAGGCCGACACTCATACCGGCGATCGCACCCTGCTTGTTTGCACGCTTCCAGAAAATACCCAGTACAATTACCGGGAAAAACGAGGCGGCGGCCAGCCCAAAGGCAAAAGCCACTACCTCGGCTACGAATCCCAGCGGATATACCCCGAACACACCCGCCACAATAACCGCGAGAAAAATCATGAGCCGGCCTACAAAAAGACGGCGTTTTTCCGAGGCTTCGGGGTTTATGACCGACCCGTAAATGTCGTGCGCCAGCGCCGAGGAAATAACAAGCAACAGACCGGACGCCGTGGATAGCGCCGCCGCAAGTCCGCCTGCCGCCACCAGGGCAACGACAATTGCCGGCAACCTTGCGATTTCGGGCGTTGCAAGGACAATGATGTCACGATTGATGGCGTCAAGAAGTTGTTCCGCCGTTTGTATCCCCCCCTCAGGAATCGTCACCAACCCGGTAGCCGCCCAATTCTGCATCCAGCTCTGCTCAGCGATGGCCGGACCCATTTCCGCAAACTGCTGCAAAATGTGGTATTTGGCGAACATGGCCACCGCAGGAGCCGTCGTGTAGAGGATTCCGATAAAAAGCAGGGCCCAGAATGCCGACCAGCGCGCCGCCTTCACATTCTTTACCGTATAGAACCGGACAATGACGTGCGGAAGCCCCGCCGTCCCGGCCATCAGGCAGAGCGTAATGGCAAATACATTCAGCTTGGAAAGGCCTGTGAACGGATTCGAGTAACTCGACAGTCCCAGATCGTGCTGAATGGCGTTCAGCTTGGGAAGAATCTCTTCCATGGCGAGCTGGGGCACCGGATTTCCCGTGAGCAGCAGCGCAATGGCAATGGCCGGAACCGTATAGGCAAAAATGAGCACGCAGTACTGTGCTACTTGCGTATACGTGATGCCTTTCATACCGCCAAGCACCGCAAAAAACGCCACGACAATCATCCCGATGGCCACGCCCAGTTCGAACGGGATCTCCAGAAAACGCCCAAACGCCACGCCGACGCCTGCCATCTGCCCGGCAACATACGTGAAGGACACGAAAATGGCGGCGATGGCGGCAACTACACGCGCCGCTTTCGAATAGTACCGTACGCCGACGAAATCGGGCACGGTGTATTGTCCGAACTTGCGCAGGAACGGCGCAAGAAGAAGAGCCAGCAACACATATCCCCCCGTCCACCCCATCAAATAGACCGCCCCGTCATAGCCCATGAACGAGATCAGGCCGGCCATGGAAATAAACGAGGCCGCGCTCATCCAGTCTGCGGCGGTTGCAGCCCCGTTGGCGATAGCGGGAACGCCCTGTCCGGCCACATAGAAGCCTTTGGTGGACATGACCCGGCTCCGGTAGCCGATATACAAATAGGCGGCAAAAGTAACGCCGACCGTAACCCAGGTCCAGCCTTGAATACCCATGGTCTATCCCTCGTTTGCCGATAGTGGCGCCGCATCCTCTTCGGTATCGGCTTCAAGGGTCGCCTGGCGGTCAGCGCGCCCGCTGAGCAGCGCATACAGAAAGATCAACAGGATAAACACATAAATGGCCCCCTGCTGCGCCATCCAGAAACCAAACGGCATATCTCCAAAGGATATCCGGTTGAGTTGCTCGACAAAGAGAATGCTGCACCCGAATCCGGCAACAGCCCAGACAAGAAGTAACAGACCGGTTCGCCGAAGCTGTCGGCGCCAGTAAGCCTTGGCGACATGCATAGGGATCCTCTCTCTATACCTCGAGCGATTGCAGATACTCGAGACCCTGCTGGATGGAAATCAGTGCATCGATATGCTCGTACTCGATGATATACTCCTCTACCCCATTTGCTTCGGCCGCCCGGACGATCGCCGGCAAATCGATCATCCCCATGCCCAAGGGTACATTCGTGTCAAGCGGTGCATGGCCGCTCAGATCGCCCAGCTCCGTGCCTTCCCGCATGTCTTTCATATGATACAGCGGAAAACGCCCCGGATATTTTTCGATCAGCGCCACCGGGTCAAAACCGGGCCACTTGACCCAGAATACGTCCAGCTCCACGTCCACTACGCCCGGCTCGGTGTGCTCCATGAAGCGATCGAAGAGTGTGCCGCCTCCTTCCGCCTCGCGAAATTCGTAGCCGTGGCAATGATACGCGAAACGCAGCCCCTCCGACCGGAGCGCTTCGCCGGCTGCCGTAAAATCAGCAATAGCACGATCGATATCGTCCACATCGAAATCGCCCTCGTGCGGGATCCATGCGACGGCGACCCAGGGAGATCCCAGGATATGCGCTTCCTCCGCAACCGCTCCAATATCGCCGGCGACACGCTCGTACGAAGCATGCATGCTTCCCACCGTAAGACCCGAATCATCCAGCAAGGCCCGAAAATCGACCGCCGGCATGTCGTGCAAACTGTAGGTTTCTACCCGATCGAAGCCCGCCTCCCGAACGGCCCGCAACGTGCCGGCAAGATCCATGTCGAGCTCGTTCCGAACGCTGTACAACTGCACCCCGATGGGGGTATCGATCCCGCCGGAAGCGATCACATCGGGCTCAGGAACAGGAGCAGTGCTTTCTTCCTGCTCGCCACAGCCGACGAGAGGCAGTACGGCCGGCGCGGCTATCGCCGAGCCTATCCGGGTCAGAAATTTTCTTCGGGAAGTCATAGCAAGTAGATAGTTTGAGAAAACGTTACACGTCGCAAAGCGCAACCGCCTCGCGTAAACTGACGAGCGGCGTGCGCGAGGGAATGAATTCCTGACCGACATAGCCGGTGTACCCTGTTTCGCGAATCGCCCGCATGATGGCAGCGTAGTTCAACTCCTGGGTTTCGTCTATTTCGTTTCGGCCCGGATTGCCCCCGGTATGATAATGCCCGATGTATTCGTGATTTTCGCGGATCGTGCGAATGACATCCCCCTCCATAATCTGCATGTGATAGATGTCATATAGCAGCTTAAAGCGTTCGGAGCCAACCCGTTTCACCAGTTCGACGCCCCATTCCGTATGATCGCACATATAATCGGGATGGTCCACCTTGCTGTTGAGCAATTCCATGCATATCGTGACACCGTGCCGTTCCGCATCGCCCACAACCTGCTGAACACCCTGGACACAGTTCTCCAGCCCCGTTTCGTCATCCATGCCCCGGCGATTGCCCGAAAAACAGATAATGTTCGGGAAGCCGGCCTCAGCCACTTTGGGAATAAGTTCCTTGAATCCGGCTATGAAACGTTCGTGAAACTCCGTACGGTTAAACCCGTCCGGGATCGAAGTCGGCCCGTTCGCCATCGCACAAACGAGGCCATATTCCTTGACGACAGGAAATTCCTCGACGTTCAGCAATTCTACAGAGTGCATGCCGATAGCCTGAGCGCCGGCGCTCAATTGCTCCAGCGTGAGGCCGGAATAACACCATCGGCATACGGAATGCTTAAGGCCTGCATTGCGTGCACGGGATGAAGCACGGAAAGAGTTGCCGGAGGCTTCGAGAACCGTTGGCGCCGCCAGGGTGGAACCGGCGGCCACGGCGGCTCCTGTTCTGAGAAATGTTCTTCGCTTCATAGGATTACCGGGTTTGACTGCCTGCAACCAGTTCCTCGACCACACCCGGATCAGCCAGAGTGGACGTGTCGCCGAGGTTCTGATATTCGTTGGCTGCTATTTTACGAAGAATTCGGCGCATAATCTTGCCGGACCGCGTTTTCGGCAACGCAGGCGCAAATTGAATGCGGTCGGGCCTGGCAATAGGGCCGATTTCCTTGCGCACATGCTGCACGAGTTCGTCGCGCAACACCTCGCTCGGATCAGTCTCCGCCACGAGCGTCACGAATCCGTAGATACCCTGCCCCTTGATCTCGTGGGGGAACCCTACCACGGCGGCTTCCGCTACCTGACCATGTGATACAAGCGCACTCTCGATCTCCGCAGTGCCCATCCGATGCCCCGACACGTTGAGGACATCGTCCACACGGCCCGTGATCCAGTAATAGCCGTCCTCGTCGCGGCGACATCCATCCCCCGTGAAATACTTGCCCTCGAACCGGCTGAAATATGTCTGGACAAACCGGTCG
The sequence above is drawn from the Bacteroidetes bacterium SB0662_bin_6 genome and encodes:
- a CDS encoding ATPase yields the protein MQICCKRKDRNRYDTTSHFFPNNSMPSNARIYVGIDAGGSKTELVAAKMQEEELLNLFGPCGNPARVGFKDSADVITDLIVQAVERLQGESIASVCAGVAGAGRPKDQHLLHEGIRSRLKDRIPTSARDVPVRVTHDSLIALEAAFEGESGIMVISGTGTVSLARTNSGEFLRAGGWGYLIGDEGSGYALGADGLRAVAHAFDGGPDTALCDLLAASGDVTSKEDLFEVVYKKKTPLQRFARIVIQGACDGDPVAERIVRKHIALLTEQVCWLADRCSAIRPRITLLGGLANNPFYRKRLSSALLERLSGWECMQPLNRPVIGAWRMANDMTQGEGLAGSEQGTSA
- a CDS encoding cation acetate symporter, with the translated sequence MGIQGWTWVTVGVTFAAYLYIGYRSRVMSTKGFYVAGQGVPAIANGAATAADWMSAASFISMAGLISFMGYDGAVYLMGWTGGYVLLALLLAPFLRKFGQYTVPDFVGVRYYSKAARVVAAIAAIFVSFTYVAGQMAGVGVAFGRFLEIPFELGVAIGMIVVAFFAVLGGMKGITYTQVAQYCVLIFAYTVPAIAIALLLTGNPVPQLAMEEILPKLNAIQHDLGLSSYSNPFTGLSKLNVFAITLCLMAGTAGLPHVIVRFYTVKNVKAARWSAFWALLFIGILYTTAPAVAMFAKYHILQQFAEMGPAIAEQSWMQNWAATGLVTIPEGGIQTAEQLLDAINRDIIVLATPEIARLPAIVVALVAAGGLAAALSTASGLLLVISSALAHDIYGSVINPEASEKRRLFVGRLMIFLAVIVAGVFGVYPLGFVAEVVAFAFGLAAASFFPVIVLGIFWKRANKQGAIAGMSVGLAFTFVMIALMRAQNVIPGMDEPILDHFLGIGAQGVGVIGMLLNFAITIGVSLCTPDSPISVRELVERVRYPNE
- a CDS encoding DUF4212 domain-containing protein, with translation MHVAKAYWRRQLRRTGLLLLVWAVAGFGCSILFVEQLNRISFGDMPFGFWMAQQGAIYVFILLIFLYALLSGRADRQATLEADTEEDAAPLSANEG
- a CDS encoding sugar phosphate isomerase/epimerase yields the protein MSVRNSFPRARRSSVYARRLRFATCNVFSNYLLAMTSRRKFLTRIGSAIAAPAVLPLVGCGEQEESTAPVPEPDVIASGGIDTPIGVQLYSVRNELDMDLAGTLRAVREAGFDRVETYSLHDMPAVDFRALLDDSGLTVGSMHASYERVAGDIGAVAEEAHILGSPWVAVAWIPHEGDFDVDDIDRAIADFTAAGEALRSEGLRFAYHCHGYEFREAEGGGTLFDRFMEHTEPGVVDVELDVFWVKWPGFDPVALIEKYPGRFPLYHMKDMREGTELGDLSGHAPLDTNVPLGMGMIDLPAIVRAAEANGVEEYIIEYEHIDALISIQQGLEYLQSLEV
- a CDS encoding TIM barrel protein produces the protein MKRRTFLRTGAAVAAGSTLAAPTVLEASGNSFRASSRARNAGLKHSVCRWCYSGLTLEQLSAGAQAIGMHSVELLNVEEFPVVKEYGLVCAMANGPTSIPDGFNRTEFHERFIAGFKELIPKVAEAGFPNIICFSGNRRGMDDETGLENCVQGVQQVVGDAERHGVTICMELLNSKVDHPDYMCDHTEWGVELVKRVGSERFKLLYDIYHMQIMEGDVIRTIRENHEYIGHYHTGGNPGRNEIDETQELNYAAIMRAIRETGYTGYVGQEFIPSRTPLVSLREAVALCDV